The following are from one region of the Vibrio hyugaensis genome:
- a CDS encoding TfoX/Sxy family DNA transformation protein, which translates to MDMTDQAFFNYVSNFSEYQKRSMFGGIGLFSNDAMFALVSNDCCYLRGGDELDAEFTQLNCEKYKHVKKQTTATVNYYDVTDLFDAGFAGLDELLQKSIDCSIKERKYQKSSASRRLRDLPNMQLTLERMVKKAGIDDVETFLELGPVEVFNKVRVAYGSDVDVKLLWKFAGAIDGVHWKLIQEPRKKQLLAMCE; encoded by the coding sequence ATGGACATGACAGACCAAGCTTTTTTTAACTATGTAAGCAATTTTAGTGAGTATCAAAAACGTTCAATGTTCGGCGGCATTGGTTTATTCAGCAATGACGCTATGTTTGCCTTGGTAAGTAACGACTGTTGTTATTTGCGTGGCGGCGACGAACTCGACGCAGAGTTTACTCAACTTAACTGTGAAAAATATAAGCACGTCAAAAAACAAACGACGGCAACAGTTAACTATTACGATGTAACAGATTTATTCGATGCTGGCTTTGCTGGTCTTGATGAGCTGTTACAAAAATCTATAGACTGCTCAATTAAGGAACGTAAATACCAAAAGTCTTCAGCCAGTAGACGTCTGCGTGATCTACCAAACATGCAATTGACGCTAGAGCGTATGGTGAAAAAAGCTGGTATCGATGACGTAGAAACGTTTTTGGAACTTGGCCCAGTAGAAGTATTCAACAAAGTACGAGTTGCGTACGGGAGTGATGTTGATGTGAAACTATTGTGGAAGTTTGCTGGCGCGATCGACGGTGTTCACTGGAAACTCATTCAAGAACCACGCAAAAAACAGTTGCTGGCGATGTGTGAGTAA
- a CDS encoding HDOD domain-containing protein — translation MEHLSFFWLPNNKDKLIKALESEFAQLVEQSISTGKISLPPIPDVVLKIQQLCTEENTTIADVANALLEDPGLAAVVVRVANSVIFNRRNITCNDLITAVSRLGILRVRDIVTAQAIEQLKHSVNLTKECNAILVKSAAVSRELGATMVLVVQEFRKHEPATYGHLEQEKALLVGLLADIGLFCLINEYHLYLDKGNYLDSDIALQIFQTRCSATSKLVLEKWGFDNDFREVSSNEKYQASRPEVSYLDIARIANHLLMFRNQDERIEEHEVEFNLTGAEVLYELSNMSDTDFQSEIKEVLSASGL, via the coding sequence ATGGAACATCTATCATTTTTTTGGCTACCCAATAACAAAGATAAGCTTATAAAAGCATTGGAATCTGAGTTCGCTCAGCTGGTAGAACAATCTATCTCTACCGGTAAAATATCCCTTCCTCCTATCCCAGATGTCGTACTCAAAATTCAACAGCTTTGTACTGAAGAAAACACCACGATTGCCGACGTTGCTAACGCACTACTCGAAGACCCAGGCCTTGCCGCTGTGGTTGTTCGTGTCGCTAACTCTGTTATCTTCAACCGTCGCAATATAACCTGTAACGATCTCATCACTGCGGTTTCTCGCTTAGGCATTCTGAGAGTAAGGGATATTGTTACTGCACAAGCGATTGAGCAACTCAAGCATTCGGTTAATTTAACTAAAGAATGTAACGCAATCTTAGTGAAGAGTGCTGCTGTTTCTCGTGAACTCGGGGCAACAATGGTGTTAGTGGTTCAAGAATTTAGAAAGCACGAACCTGCGACCTACGGACATTTGGAGCAAGAGAAAGCCTTACTCGTTGGCTTGCTTGCAGATATCGGTTTGTTCTGTCTTATTAATGAATACCACTTGTACCTCGATAAAGGGAATTACCTCGATTCTGATATTGCTTTGCAAATATTCCAAACTCGCTGCTCTGCAACCAGTAAACTCGTGCTTGAGAAATGGGGCTTTGATAATGACTTCCGTGAAGTGTCTTCAAACGAAAAATATCAAGCATCTCGTCCAGAAGTTAGCTATTTAGACATTGCTCGTATCGCTAACCATCTACTAATGTTCCGAAATCAGGATGAGCGAATTGAAGAACACGAAGTAGAATTTAATTTAACTGGTGCAGAAGTCTTGTATGAACTCAGTAATATGAGTGATACTGACTTCCAGAGTGAAATTAAAGAAGTTCTCAGTGCTAGCGGCCTTTAA
- a CDS encoding lysine exporter LysO family protein — protein MFSGMLFIFAPLVVGYLIPISRASMLEKINKSTSYLIYVILSLMGLSLAALDNLGSNLQTILLYAGTFFACLSVCNLLALPLVDKLLPLQTDQNQKKLPLSSMALESIKLVVVVGGGLVAGLFLPIGLSWVDTASEWILFLLLFFIGIQLRNSGLTLRQILLNKQGMAIATVIIATCMLGGVIAAMILDLPLYQALAMSSGFGWYSLAGILMGDAFGPVFGGASFLIELMRELVALVAIPLFIRSYPCTAIGYAGATAMDFTLPVIQTTGGVRCVPVAIVSGFILSLLVPVMMLFFVSLAS, from the coding sequence ATGTTCTCAGGGATGCTATTTATCTTCGCCCCATTGGTGGTGGGCTATTTAATTCCAATTTCTCGAGCTTCGATGTTGGAGAAAATCAACAAGTCGACCTCATACCTCATTTACGTCATTCTTTCTTTGATGGGTTTGAGCCTTGCGGCATTGGACAACCTTGGTAGTAATTTACAAACTATTCTTCTTTACGCTGGCACATTTTTCGCCTGCCTGAGCGTATGCAACCTACTCGCTTTACCTTTGGTCGATAAGCTGCTTCCTTTGCAAACCGATCAGAATCAAAAGAAACTTCCTCTTTCGTCAATGGCTTTAGAGTCAATCAAACTTGTCGTTGTTGTGGGTGGTGGCCTAGTTGCTGGCTTGTTTCTTCCTATTGGTTTGTCTTGGGTGGACACAGCGAGCGAGTGGATTTTATTCCTTTTGCTTTTCTTTATCGGCATTCAACTACGCAATAGTGGTTTGACGCTTAGACAAATCCTACTCAACAAGCAAGGTATGGCGATTGCGACAGTGATCATTGCAACGTGTATGCTTGGCGGCGTAATTGCTGCAATGATTTTGGATCTTCCTCTTTATCAAGCTTTGGCGATGTCGTCCGGTTTTGGCTGGTATTCACTTGCGGGTATTTTAATGGGAGATGCCTTTGGGCCCGTATTTGGCGGCGCGTCTTTCCTGATTGAATTAATGCGTGAGTTGGTTGCGCTGGTCGCTATTCCCCTGTTTATTCGCAGCTACCCTTGTACTGCGATTGGGTATGCTGGTGCAACTGCGATGGACTTTACCCTACCAGTTATTCAGACCACAGGTGGTGTTCGTTGCGTACCTGTTGCCATTGTTAGTGGCTTTATCTTGAGCTTATTAGTGCCAGTGATGATGCTTTTCTTTGTGTCACTTGCTAGCTAG